In a single window of the Thunnus thynnus chromosome 9, fThuThy2.1, whole genome shotgun sequence genome:
- the polr1a gene encoding DNA-directed RNA polymerase I subunit RPA1 — protein sequence MLFGKDVPWRRLEGMSFGLYSAEEIRKLSVKTITNFRFLDGVGNVAPNSLYDLALGPADNKEVCSTCCQDFNNCPGHLGHVELPLPVYNPLFFDKLYLLIRGSCLACHMLTCPRAAIHLLLNQLKLVDHGAMQDVYQAEQVLNQLLEENAKATGDEIEQALKEFTDSIVGVNVEASENSKPIKHLVEKKSSLINDFWRIHMKTRKCPYCRSGRFTVRREHNSKLIVTMPSGAQTDSTNEDLVAGKRVYLTASTAREHTNKLWEKEGFFLKCLFSGLEEGSELMEGEKVFYPDLFFLELLVVPPCRYRPINRLGDQMFTNGQTVNMQAVMKDCGIIRKLLALIAGEKTTQEEEAEAPEQTDQSFLSGIPGVTLTDKLYNIWIRLQTHVNIVFDSDMDKMMTEKYPGIRQILEKKDGLFRKHMMGKRVDYAARSVICPDMYIGTNEIGIPMVFATKLTYPQPVTPWNVKELRQAVLNGPNVHPGASMVINEDGRRTILSPTNLAQREAVAKQLLTPCPGVQKMPMKIVNRHIKNGDVLLLNRQPTLHRPSIQAHSARILPGEKVLRLHYANCKAYNADFDGDEMNAHFPQSELGRAEAYMLVSTDQQYLVPKDGKPLAGLIQDHMVSGTRMTIRGCFFTRDQYTELVYRGLTDKPGRVKLLPPAIFKPQPLWTGKQVVSTLLLNVIPQKAVPLNLVGKSKIPSKAWIQEPPRAAPGYRPDSMCDSQVVIRQGELLVGVLDKAHYGSSVYGLVHCCYELYGGETSGKLLSCLARLFTAYLQLYRGFTLGVEDILVKQGANRQRKKIIQESLKIGTKALQAAFNLPSNVDQADAQSRWQDAHLNPDQRDFSMADHKFKEVANQVNNEINKVCMPVGLHTSFPDNNLQLMVQSGAKGSTVNTMQISCLLGQIELEGRRPPLMPSGKSLPCFQPYDPAPGAGGFVSGRFLTGIKPQEFFFHCMAGREGLVDTAVKTSRSGYLQRCVIKHLEGLVVQYDLTVRDSDGSVVQFLYGEDGLDIPKTQFLQPRQFPFIEDNYEVIKRSQGLDDVLARLDPQTASKHFAAIQRWRTKREVASPRRGAFLLFSQKKLAKLKQTELTAEPDAYGRDAAILQLVQQWHSLDEASRSKYSRKSSRCPEPSLGVFRPDVCFGSVSENFHSITEKYLQNRTGTDSLDTHSLRQLLHYKWQRSLCDPGEAVGLLAAQSIGEPSTQMTLNTFHFAGRGEMNVTLGIPRLREILMVASSNIKTPMMSVPVLNNKKALKRAKTLRKKLTRVCLAEVLQKVDVVETLRIESGSHQKLRTFKVAFHFLPPDRYCDDKLLSPQQILHYMETRFFRLLLEAIKKRSAKLASIAVETRKATPRDKDHDGEGTADTAGADDGEGEEEREIVDDQGNEGDADASDAKRKDKQEEEVDYESEEEEGGGDDGEDKEDLGEEEEEAQENVENGSLEESQSESAGVRAERRKKRARRTGGGEESLNQMRVNSVLESNPAIERYCYDYQHELWCEVELVLPVSKVHFDLTSVLSTLAQNAVIMETKGLTRCLLSENTTKTGEKETVLNTEGINMHEMFKHSDILDINRLYSNEVHAMANTYGIEVALKVIEKEIKDVFAVYGIEVDPRHLSLVADYMCFEGVYKPLNRHAIRSNSSPLQQMTFETSYKFLKQATMLGSHDELVSPSACLVVGKVVKGGTGLFELKQPLQ from the exons ATGTTGTTTGGAAAAGACGTGCCATGGCGGCGTTTGGAGGGCATGTCGTTCGGCTTGTATTCTGCCGAAGAGATAAG AAAGTTGAGTGTGAAGACGATCACTAACTTCAGGTTCCTCGATGGTGTTGGGAATGTGGCCCCTAACAGCCTGTACGATCTGGCCCTGGGGCCAGCAGACAACAAAGAG GTGTGTTCAACCTGCTGTCAGGACTTCAACAACTGTCCAGGACACCTGGGACACGTAGAGCTACCTCTTCCTGTGTACAACCCACTGTTTTTTGAT AAACTCTACCTGTTGATTCGTGGGTCATGTCTGGCGTGTCACATGTTAACGTGTCCCAGAGCTGCCATCCATCTGCTGTTGAACCAGCTTAAGTTAGTAGACCATGGAGCCATGCAGGACGTCTACCAAGCAGAGCAAGTTCTCAACCAG ctccTGGAGGAGAATGCCAAAGCCACCGGAGATGAGATTGAGCAGGCGCTGAAAGAGTTCACAGATTCAATAGTTGGAGTGAACGTCGAAGCTTCAGAGAACAGCAAACCg attAAACACCTCGTTGAAAAGAAGAGCAGTCTAATAAACGACTTCTGGAGAATCCACATGAAAACTAGGAAGTGTCCTTACTGCAG gagcgGGCGCTTTACAGTACGTCGTGAACACAACAGTAAACTGATTGTCACGATGCCGTCAGGAGCACAGACTGACAGTACTAACG AGGACCTGGTAGCTGGAAAGAGAGTCTACCTGACTGCCAGTACAGCCAGAGAACACACCAACAAACTGTGGGAGAAAGAAG GTTTCTTCCTCAAGTGTCTGTTCTCCGGGCTGGAGGAGGGATCAGAGTTGATGGAGGGAGAAAAAGTTTTCTATCCTGACCTCTTCTTCCTGGAGCTGCTGGTGGTCCCACCTTGCag GTATCGTCCAATCAATCGACTGGGTGACCAGATGTTTACTAATGGACAGACAGTCAACATGCAGGCTGTTATGAAGGACTGTGGAATCATAAGGAAACTTCTGGCTCTCATAGCGGGCGAGAAAACCACTCaggaggaagaggcagag GCTCCTGAACAGACAGACCAGTCCTTTCTGTCCGGGATTCCAGGAGTGACATTAACAGATAAACTCTACAACATCTGGATCCGCCTCCAAACTCACGTTAACATCGTTTTTGACAGCGACATGGACAAAATGATGACAGAGAAATACCCTGGAATCAGACAG ATCCTGGAGAAGAAGGACGGATTGTTCCGGAAACACATGATGGGCAAACGAGTGGACTACGCTGCACGATCTGTCATCTGTCCAGACATGTACATAGGGACCAACGAGATAGGAATACCTATG GTGTTTGCCACCAAACTGACCTACCCGCAGCCTGTCACTCCATGGAACGTGAAGGAGCTTCGTCAGGCCGTCCTTAACGGGCCTAACGTCCACCCCGGTGCTTCCATGGTGATAAATGAGGATGGCAGGAGAACCATCCTATCACCTACCAATCTTGCACAGAGAGAAGCAGTTGCCAAGCAACTGCTGACGCCGTGTCCTGGTGTACAGAAGATGCCCATGAAGATA GTAAATCGACATATTAAGAACGGAGACGTTTTGTTATTGAACAGACAACCAACTCTGCACAGACCCTCAATACAAGCCCACTCTGCTCGCATCTTACCTGGAGAGAAG GTATTAAGGCTCCACTATGCCAACTGCAAGGCGTACAATGCCGACTTTGACGGAGATGAGATGAACGCTCATTTCCCTCAGAGTGAACTGGGCAGAGCAGAGGCCTACATGTTAGTCAGCACCGACCAGCAGTACCTCGTCCCCAAG gATGGTAAACCTTTAGCAGGTCTGATCCAGGACCACATGGTTTCGGGTACGAGGATGACGATACGAGGCTGTTTCTTCACCAGAGACCAGTACACCGAGCTGGTGTACAGAGGACTGACTGACAAACCAGGCAGAGTTAAACTGCTGCCACCGGCCATATTTAAACCACAGCCACTGTGGACAGGAAAGCAG GTGGTGTCCACCCTCCTGCTGAATGTAATCCCACAGAAAGCAGTACCTCTCAACCTGGTTGGCAAATCAAAAATCCCCAGCAAAGCATGGATCCAAGAACCACCACGAGCCGCTCCAGGATACAGACCTGACAGCATGTGTGACtcacag GTGGTGATTCGTCAGGGGGAGCTGTTAGTGGGGGTTCTGGACAAAGCTCACTATGGCTCCTCAGTCTACGGTCTGGTCCACTGCTGCTATGAGCTGTACGGAGGGGAGACCAGTGGCAAACTGCTCAGCTGTCTGGCCCGACTCTTCACTGCCTACCTGCAGTTATACAGAGGCTTCACTCTGG GTGTGGAGGACATCCTGGTGAAACAGGGTGCCAACCGGCAGAGGAAAAAGATTATTCAAGAATCACTGAAGATCGGCACCAAA GCTCTCCAAGCAGCATTTAACTTGCCCTCCAACGTGGATCAGGCGGACGCTCAGAGCCGCTGGCAGGATGCTCACCTCAACCCAGACCAGAGAGACTTCAGCATGGCTGACCACAAGTTCAAAGAAGTGGCCAACCAAGTGAATAATGAAATTAACAAG gtgtGTATGCCAGTCGGCCTCCACACCTCTTTCCCAGACAACAACCTCCAACTGATGGTCCAATCAGGAGCCAAGGGTTCTACAGTTAACACCATGCAG atCTCATGTCTACTAGGCCAGATCGAGTTGGAGGGTCGTAGGCCTCCACTGATGCCTTCTGGGAAATCATTGCCGTGTTTCCAGCCATATGACCCGGCGCCCGGTGCTGGGGGCTTCGTTTCTGGAAGGTTTCTCACGGGCATCAAACCACAG GAGTTTTTCTTCCATTGTATGGCTGGCAGAGAAGGACTGGTGGACACAGCTGTGAAAACATCTAGATCAGGATATCTGCAGAG ATGTGTTATTAAGCATCTGGAGGGTTTGGTAGTACAATATGATCTTACGGTGAGGGACAGCGACGGATCTGTGGTTCAGTTCCTGTACGGTGAAGACGGGCTGGATATCCCCAAGACTCAGTTCCTGCAGCCAAGACAGTTCCCCTTCATAGAAGACAACTATGAG GTCATCAAGAGGTCTCAGGGCCTGGATGATGTTTTGGCACGTTTGGACCCTCAGACTGCCAGTAAACATTTTGCGGCCATCCAGCGCTGGAGAACAAAGAGAGAGGTGGCATCTCCACGCAGAG GAGCATTCCTGTTGTTTTCCCAGAAGAAGTTGGCTAAACTAAAACAGACTGAACTAACAGCAGAGCCAGATGCCTATGGCAGAGATGCTGCTATACTGCAG CTGGTACAGCAGTGGCATTCTCTGGATGAAGCCAGCAGGTCAAAATACAGCAGAAAGTCCTCCCGCTGCCCCGAGCCCTCCCTGGGCGTGTTTAGGCCCGACGTCTGCTTCGGATCAGTATCTGAAAACTTTCACAGCATCACAGAGAAATACCTGCAGAACAGGACGGGTACAGACAGCCTGGACACCCACAG cCTTCGCCAGCTGTTGCACTATAAGTGGCAGCGTTCGCTATGTGATCCCGGGGAAGCGGTGGGTCTGCTGGCAGCGCAGTCCATCGGTGAGCCCTCCACCCAGATGACCCTCAACACCTTCCACTTCGCCGGCAGAGGAGAGATGAACGTCACTCTGGGAATACCTCG ACTGAGGGAGATCCTGATGGTGGCCAGCTCCAACATCAAGACTCCCATGATGAGCGTTCCAGTGCTGAACAACAAGAAGGCCTTGAAGAGAGCCAAGACGCTCCGCAAGAAACTCACCAGGGTCTGTCTGGCTGAG gtTCTGCAGAAAGTTGATGTGGTAGAGACTTTGCGGATCGAGAGCGGCTCTCACCAAAAGTTGCGGACGTTCAAAGTCGCCTTCCACTTCCTGCCTCCTGACCGTTACTGTGACGATAAGCTGCTATCGCCCCAACAGATCCTCCACTACATGGAAActag GTTTTTCCGTCTTCTCCTGGAAGCCATTAAGAAGCGCAGCGCCAAGCTGGCCTCCATCGCCGTGGAGACGAGGAAGGCCACCCCCAGAGATAAGGACCACGACGGCGAGGGAACGGCTGACACAGCGGGG GCAGACGacggagagggagaggaggagagagagatcgTGGATGACCAGGGGAACGAAGGAGACGCCGACGCATCAGACGCCAAGcgaaaagacaaacaggaagaggag GTGGACTATGagagcgaggaggaggaaggaggaggcgATGACGGTGAAGATAAAGAAGATctgggagaagaggaagaggaggcgcAGGAGAACGTGGAAAACGGCAGTCTGGAGGAGTCCCAGTCGGAGTCGGCGGGAGTGAGAgcggagaggagaaagaagcgAGCGAGGAGAacgggaggaggagaagaatcCCTGAATCAGATGAGAGTCAACTCCGTACTAGAGTCCAACCCGGCGATAGAGAGATACTGTTACGATTACCAGCACGAACTCTGGTGTGAG GTGGAGCTGGTCTTACCGGTGAGCAAGGTGCATTTTGACCTGACGTCAGTCCTGTCGACGCTGGCTCAGAACGCCGTCATCATGGAAACCAAGGGCCTGACTCGTTGCCTGCTGagcgaaaacacaacaaagaccGGAGAAAAAGAGACGGTCCTCAACACTGAGGGAATCAACATGCATGAAATGTTCAAACACAGTGAT ATCTTGGACATCAACAGGCTGTACTCCAACGAGGTCCACGCCATGGCTAACACCTACGGGATCGAAGTGGCTTTAAAAGTCATAGAGAAGGAGATCAAAGACGTCTTTGCGGTCTATG gTATTGAGGTGGATCCCAGACATCTGTCGCTGGTAGCGGACTATATGTGTTTCGAAGGTGTATATAAGCCATTAAACCGACACGCCATCCGGTCCAACTCCTCTCCACTGCAGCAGATGACCTTTGAGACCAGCTATAAATTCCTCAAACAGGCTACCATGCTGG gCTCACACGATGAGCTGGTTTCGCCGTCAGCCTGTCTGGTCGTTGGGAAGGTAGTCAAAGGTGGAACAGGACTGTTTGAACTCAAACAACCGTTGCAGTAA